The DNA sequence AAATACAGCCCTATGAAAGCAATTCCTGCTGGCAGCAGCACAAACCCGAAAACAACGGAATAGATCAGTGTATAGCTGATGTCTCCAAGAGTTATGGTCGCATTTGCAGTTGCGTTGGCGTGATTTATGGCTACAAATGTCCAGTTGCCCGAAACAGGAGCGACAAATACTGTTGAAGCCGTTGAACCTGTAGTTACGGTCTTGTTACCGAAGGTCGTATTCAGAGGTGAAAGCCAGTAAATAGTAACGTTCGGGGAGGCCGACGTCATTGTCACGGAGTATTCCAGGTCGTCACCCTGAGATATACCTTTCACGGAGAGTGAAAATGGTGATCCACCTGCAGCTATATGGTTGTCTGTGTATGTGTAAGTATCCTGGGAAATGAAATAGGCCGATACTGAAAATACTATGACCGAAACGAGAATAAGCGAAATCCCGACTTCAAGCATCCTCTTTCGATTTGGCATTTTCAATCTCATCACACCTCAGGTAAACAAATCAAATTTGTCAGTCTCAGATATTGTTCTTGGAATTTATATTTAATCTTTTCAATGGCACTTCCAGTAGCGAATTTTATAGATTTTATTCAATTCAGGCAGGCACGGAAACAGAGATTTCCTCTGCGTCCAGTATGTCCAGGGAAGTTATTTTCATCACGTCACGGAGTAGGTCCGCATGTAGCTCAATTTTTTTGCTTTTCCCATGAATCTCGAGTTTTTCAACTGGAGCTGATAGTGAGAGTTTCAGGGAACTCTTGTATGCCCTGATCCTTGACAATACATCAGCAAGATAATCAAACTCATCTTCAGCTTCCTTATACGATGGGATTCCACTGAGATCTTCAATCGTTTCTCCGTGTATGCTGCTACTGTCCGGTAATCCTGTGAGAACATGGTATGCTTCATCTGAGATGTATGGCATGAAGGGTGCATAGAGCCGCAAAATTGTATACATGGCATACCTTGCAGTGCTTATGGCATCCACGATTTCCCTGTTCTCCTTATCTGACTGCAATAGGGAATTCACCCTTCCCTTTATCATTTCCAGGTAATCGTCGCAGAAAACGTTCCAGAAAAAGTCATCCAGCAATGATCTGGCCCTGGCTATCTGGTAATTTTCCATATGCTCATTATAACTCTTTGACAATTTAGAGAGTTTTGACACTATCCACCTGTTCACTGAATATTCAGGCGACGGCATTATGATTCCTGTATGCCCGGACGAAAGCATGACCACGAGCTTTGTAGCATTGTGAAGCTTTATAACTGTCCGTTTCCCCCTCACATATTCCTGTTCCTTTATCTTTATATCTTCACCCGGAAGCGCAGTGGAGCTCCAAAACCTGATGGCATCGGCACCGAATTGCGTTATGAACTCGTCCGGCTCGGATACATTACCCTTGCTCTTGCTCATTTTCTGTCCATAGGGATCATTCACGTTCCCGCTTATGTAAATGTTTTCCCATGGGACCTTTCCGTCGTGGATCAGGGATCTTACAATTGTGGTGAACGCCCAGGCAGTTATTATGTCGTGCCCCTGGAAGCGGATATCCATGATCGATATCTTGTCAAACAACCCGTCTTTTGCTGTAGCGAGTCTCGGAGAAAGTGAAGATGTTGCCCATGTATCCATAATGTCAGTCTCAGGCTGAAGATCCACGGAACCACATTTAGTGCATTTCATTCCCGCGTTTCCCAGCCTTGGGTCAACTGGAAGCATGCTTTCGGTTGCATAGACGGTTTCACCGCATTTATTACAGTACCACACGGGGAACGGGACGCCATAAAATCTCTGCCTTGAGATGCACCAGTCCCACTTCAACCCGTTAACCCATGTCTCATATCTTATCCGCATATGGTCAGGATGCCATGTAATCTTCCTTCCTGCACTGATAAGGTCCTCCTTCATGTCCAGGTATTTAACAAACCACTGCTTCCCGATGGATATCTCAATCGGAGTCCCGCATCTCTCGTGCGTGTTGATGGAGTGCTTTATTCTTTCCTTCTTTACAATGTACCCGGAGGATTCAAGGAGTTCGATTATTTTTTTCCTGCCATCGGCTACGGCAAGGCCATTCAACGGACCCGAATCGTCCAGCTTTCCGTCCTGCTTGATTATGATCCTGAGATCAAAGTTGTAACGTTTCCAGATTTCAAGATCATTCTGGTCCCCGAACGTGCAGACCATCTCAGCTCCGGTTCCCTTCTCCATGTCTACCGATTCATCGGCATAAATTCTTACCTTGTTTCCATAAATTGGCACTATGGCCTCTTTCCCAATGAAATTTGAGTACCTCTTATCTGATGGATTCACGAATACAGCTACGCATGATCCCAGCATCTCTGGTCTTGTGGTTGCGATTATAATATCTCCTTCAGTGGTCTTGAACCTCATGTAGACAAAATCCGTGGAAACTA is a window from the Thermoplasmatales archaeon genome containing:
- the ileS_1 gene encoding Isoleucine--tRNA ligase, with protein sequence MDLDIEAMESRWRKSWDSTDLYSYKNRADYQSRKFYWIDTPPPTVSGKMHMGHAFSYVHQDIIARYRRMKGYTVFYPWGFDDNGLPTERFTEKSLGIRAEKMPIGEFVAAAEKVSRESEKRLLSSWSRLGISADFRNYYTTVSEPSRRISQRMFLDLVKKDRVYRKEGAIIYCTTCRTAISQIEMKDAIVSTDFVYMRFKTTEGDIIIATTRPEMLGSCVAVFVNPSDKRYSNFIGKEAIVPIYGNKVRIYADESVDMEKGTGAEMVCTFGDQNDLEIWKRYNFDLRIIIKQDGKLDDSGPLNGLAVADGRKKIIELLESSGYIVKKERIKHSINTHERCGTPIEISIGKQWFVKYLDMKEDLISAGRKITWHPDHMRIRYETWVNGLKWDWCISRQRFYGVPFPVWYCNKCGETVYATESMLPVDPRLGNAGMKCTKCGSVDLQPETDIMDTWATSSLSPRLATAKDGLFDKISIMDIRFQGHDIITAWAFTTIVRSLIHDGKVPWENIYISGNVNDPYGQKMSKSKGNVSEPDEFITQFGADAIRFWSSTALPGEDIKIKEQEYVRGKRTVIKLHNATKLVVMLSSGHTGIIMPSPEYSVNRWIVSKLSKLSKSYNEHMENYQIARARSLLDDFFWNVFCDDYLEMIKGRVNSLLQSDKENREIVDAISTARYAMYTILRLYAPFMPYISDEAYHVLTGLPDSSSIHGETIEDLSGIPSYKEAEDEFDYLADVLSRIRAYKSSLKLSLSAPVEKLEIHGKSKKIELHADLLRDVMKITSLDILDAEEISVSVPA